Proteins from a single region of Oryza brachyantha chromosome 6, ObraRS2, whole genome shotgun sequence:
- the LOC102707127 gene encoding nuclear intron maturase 4, mitochondrial: MSFLASGRGRLLRVLPARRHRPPPRGGYAACFRRCKAHFLLDGVEDAAESPAELERPPPVSLAKSLASLAEESAVVTQKQRKPLSRMEQKRLAELRIKKRVKGQYLNGKFHDVMANVVATTDTLEDAYEIVRLNSNVDLASARDDVCFAALAEQLRAGEFDVRVNVYSVVSKSREGGRLVLPRLNLRVIQEAVRVVLEVVYRPHFSKISHGCRSGRGHQSALRFISNEIGVPDWCFTIPMYKEVDVNVFSKIICLIQEKIDDYQLVTFMQNMFDAEVINLIFGGFPKGHGLPQEGVLAPILMNIYLGSFDCEVFRICMRHEGLGSEAEGVSNNQESNLRHWFRSQISGMKDREENSDAQTDRPLKTKLYACRYMDEVFVAIVGSRDTAEDIKSEMVAYLRNILSLEVDDRLYLMPVRRNSLGLQFAGTMVRFTRKENDALKAVHKLKEKVRLFASQKQEIWDAMNLRLGKKWLAYGLRRVKESEIKSLGLSTPLMDHIVQFRKEGMKTDHWFKTLLKVWMQDINAKSEADESMLLSKYIAEPALPQDLKDAFNNFQKQAKDYISSETAATEALLSNLKDKELAITCTADVVIKIHAPLRYIQKCLNRYGLINLEGFPKHVSTLVLQDDELIISWFAGIIQRWMRWFSEVDNFKELKLMLVECVRKSCIRTLSAKYRMYEKITEKRFELDDYGIPMVEDFEAIMAPLESNSLVCADEALMYGISSSGLFVLTLSRVRVPSQQFNCFVMGCQSASPSMYVLHVKERQRFPGWRTGFSSSIHGSLDGRRVGLCTQHVKDLYLGNISLQSVDFGVLIR, from the exons ATGTCCTTCCTCGCatccggccgcggccgcctcctccgggtGCTCCCCGCAAGGCGAcaccgtccgccgccgcgag GAGGGTACGCGGCGTGCTTCCGGCGGTGCAAGGCGCACTTCTTGCTCGATGGAGTCGAGGATGCGGCTGAGAGCCCCGCCGAGCTGGAGCGGCCACCACCGGTGTCTCTGGCGAAAAGCCTGGCCTCCCTCGCCGAGGAGTCGGCCGTCGTCACTCAGAAGCAGAGGAAGCCCCTGTCGCGGATGGAGCAGAAGAGGCTGGCCGAGCTCCGGATCAAGAAAAGGGTCAAGGGGCAGTATCTGAACGGCAAGTTTCATGATGTCATGGCTAACGTGGTGGCCACCACTGATACTCTGGAGGATGCTTATGAAATTGTGCGGCTCAATTCAAATGTCGACCTAGCTTCTGCGAGAGACGACGTTTGCTTTGCTGCATTGGCGGAGCAGCTCAGGGCTGGTGAGTTTGATGTCAGAGTGAACGTTTATTCAGTGGTTTCAAAGAGCCGAGAAGGAGGGCGGCTTGTTCTACCACGGTTGAACTTGAGAGTTATTCAGGAAGCAGTAAGGGTGGTGCTTGAGGTTGTTTACAGGCCCCATTTCTCAAAGATATCACATGGATGTCGGAGTGGCAGAGGGCATCAGTCAGCTCTGAGGTTCATATCCAATGAAATTGGGGTTCCAGATTGGTGCTTTACTATCCCCATGTACAAAGAAGTAGATGTCAATGTTTTCTCTAAGATTATCTGTCTAATACAGGAAAAGATCGATGACTATCAGTTAGTTACATTCATGCAAAATATGTTTGATGCAGAGGTGATCAACTTGATATTTGGAGGGTTTCCTAAAGGGCATGGACTTCCTCAAGAAGGAGTACTTGCACCTATCCTAATGAACATATACCTTGGCAGTTTTGACTGTGAGGTGTTTAGGATTTGCATGAGGCATGAAGGCCTTGGTTCGGAGGCAGAAGGTGTTTCAAACAACCAGGAGTCTAATTTGCGCCACTGGTTTCGAAGTCAAATTTCAGGCATGAAGGACAGGGAGGAAAACAGTGATGCTCAAACAGATCGTCCACTAAAAACAAAACTTTATGCTTGTAGATACATGGATGAGGTCTTTGTTGCAATTGTTGGATCCAGAGATACTGCAGAAGATATAAAATCAGAAATGGTTGcttatttaagaaatataCTATCCCTGGAAGTTGATGACAGGTTGTATCTTATGCCGGTCAGAAGGAATTCCCTGGGGTTACAGTTTGCTGGTACTATGGTAAGATTTACAAGAAAGGAAAATGATGCACTGAAAGCTGTGCATAAGCTGAAGGAGAAGGTTCGTTTGTTTGCTTCTCAGAAGCAAGAGATATGGGATGCTATGAATCTTAGGTTAGGAAAGAAGTGGTTGGCATATGGTTTAAGAAGAGTAAAGGAGTCTGAAATCAAGTCACTTGGTCTTAGTACGCCATTGATGGATCACATTGTACAGTTCAGAAAAGAGGGTATGAAGACCGATCATTGGTTCAAAACTTTACTGAAGGTATGGATGCAGGATATCAATGCTAAAAGTGAAGCTGATGAGAGTATGCTCCTGTCAAAATACATTGCTGAACCAGCACTTCCACAAGACCTCAAAGATGCATTCAACAACTTTCAGAAGCAAGCCAAAGATTATATCTCATCAGAAACTGCTGCTACTGAAGCATTGTTGTCCAACTTAAAGGATAAAGAATTAGCTATTACCTGCACTGCTGATGTTGTCATTAAGATCCATGCTCCTCTTAGATATATCCAAAAGTGCCTTAATCGCTATGGTCTAATAAATCTTGAAGGTTTCCCTAAGCATGTTTCAACCCTTGTTTTGCAAGACGATGAGCTAATCATAAGTTGGTTTGCAGGAATAATTCAACGTTGGATGAGATGGTTCTCTGAGGTTGACAATTTTAAAGAACTTAAGCTTATGTTGGTTGAATGTGTCAGGAAATCTTGCATTAGGACATTATCGGCAAAATACCGAATGTATGAGAAAATAACAGAAAAGCGATTTGAACTTGATGATTATGGTATTCCAATGGTCGAGGACTTTGAGGCAATAATGGCACCTTTAGAATCTAATTCGTTGGTTTGTGCTGATGAAGCTCTGATGTATGGCATTTCTAGTAGTGGGTTATTTGTGCTCACCCTCTCAAGAGTTAGAGTTCCTTCTCAGCAATTTAACTGCTTTGTCATGGGATGCCAATCTGCTTCACCGAGTATGTATGTTCTTCATGTGAAGGAAAGACAGCGGTTTCCAGGATGGAGGACAGGTTTCTCATCATCGATTCATGGCAGTTTGGATGGTAGACGTGTTGGATTGTGCACTCAACATGTTAAAGATTTATATCTAGGAAACATCTCCCTTCAATCAGTTGACTTTGGTGTGCTGATTAGATGA
- the LOC102706572 gene encoding amino acid transporter AVT6A-like — MGISNELPNGSQQIVQKEIRDETTPLLPVKVEEEGFHEFNGASFSGAVFNLSTTIVGAGIMALPASIKMLGIIPGILMIIVVALLTEASIDMLVRCSHQGKITSYGWLMGEAYGQWGRIALQSSVVINNIGVMIVYMIIIGDVLSGTSSTGVHHRGILEGWFGAHFWNSRAIVLLVTTLFVFAPLVSFKRLDSLRYTSALSVALAVVFVVITAGIAIIKLINGTVAMPKLFPELDGLSSIWKLFTAVPVLVTAYICHYNVHSIDNELEDRTQIKPIVRTSLFLCSSVYIATSFFAYLLFGEGTLDDVLANFDANLGIPFSSLFDDIVRVSYAAHVMLVFPIVFFALRLNLDGLLFPTSRHISRDNKRFAIITITLLTVIYLAAIFIPSIWDAFQFTGATAAVLIGFIFPAMVILRDPYGIASKRDKILAVTMIVLAVLSNSVALYSDTMNIFRKKEVA; from the exons ATGGGTATCAGCAATGAATTGCCAAATGGGAGCCAGCAGATCGTGCAGAAGGAAATACGAGATGAGACAACACCACTTCTGCCGGTCAAGGTGGAGGAAGAGGGGTTTCATGAGTTCAATGGAGCTTCATTCTCCGGGGCTGTTTTCAATTTATCGACCACTATCGTTGGGGCTGGAATTATGGCCTTGCCAGCCAGTATCAAGATGTTGGGCATCATCCCTGGGATTCTGATGATCATCGTTGTGGCGTTGCTCACAGAGGCATCCATTGACATGCTTGTCAGGTGCAGCCATCAGGGCAAGATTACGTCTTATGGGTGGCTTATGGGCGAGGCTTACGGACAGTGGGGGAGGATTGCACTGCAGTCCTCCGTTGTCATAAACAACATTGGCGTGATGATTGTTTACATGATTATCATTG GTGATGTATTATCTGGAACATCATCAACCGGTGTTCACCATCGTGGTATACTTGAGGGCTGGTTTGGAGCTCATTTCTGGAATTCACGTGCCATTGTTCTTCTTGTGACTACCCTTTTCGTGTTTGCTCCATTGGTGAGCTTTAAACGTTTGG ATTCGTTGAGATATACTTCTGCCCTATCAGTTGCTCTTGCTGTGGTTTTCGTCGTCATTACTGCTGGAATTGCTATCATCAAACTCATCAATGGAACTGTAGCGATGCCCAAACTTTTTCCAGAACTGGATGGTCTTAGTTCCATCTGGAAGCTCTTCACGGCTGTCCCTGTTCTTGTCACTGCATACATCTGCCATTACAATG TTCACAGCATTGACAATGAGCTTGAAGACAGAACACAAATTAAACCTATTGTGCGAACATCCCTGTTCCTCTGCTCCAGTGTTTACATCGCTACAAGTTTCTTTGCATATCTCCTCTTTGGCGAGGGTACTCTAGATGATGTCCTCGCCAAttttgatgcaaaccttggcATTCCATTTAGTTCTCTCTTTGATGATATAGTGAGAGTGAGCTATGCTGCCCACGTCATGCTTGTCTTTCCCATTGTCTTCTTTGCACTTAGGCTCAACTTGGATGGACTACTCTTCCCCACATCAAGGCACATTTCTCGTGACAACAAGAGATTTGCCATCATCACCATCACACTTCTCACAGTAATTTATCTCGCTGCCATCTTCATACCGAGCATTTGGGATGCATTCCAGTTTACTGGTGCCACTGCTGCTGTCCTGATTGGTTTCATATTTCCTGCCATGGTTATACTTAG gGATCCTTATGGAATTGCATCCAAGCGTGACAAGATCTTGGCTGTAACCATGATTGTGCTTGCTGTTCTCTCCAATTCTGTTGCTCTATACAGTGATACAATGAATATCTTCCGTAAGAAAGAGGTGGCCTGA
- the LOC102705087 gene encoding NEP1-interacting protein-like 2 yields the protein MDEIADELFLDADEAPHLHRHRHLHGPSYLAFSESFEEVMEVEEEEEGQRHRHRPRRLPLGDHETLAAAPAPAPALALGSPFSFGSDIDPDIDLELRLSSRSPPFWDCLEDELAEGFEWEEIADAAAPASGAVAGGGGGVGGGGGGGGGGGGGYGELVGDGDVFGFLDEREILGAMEGLDSGDESGFSDEPFDFGDESDELGDIFRSVGWEVLPVPLDEDFEVLPGHIADVAVGGAPPAARAAVERLQVVAISGEEAARGCAVCKDGITQGELATRLPCAHFYHGACIEPWLAIRNSCPVCRYELPTDDPEYEKRRVKRRSAGSSTAQLGTPMQI from the coding sequence ATGGACGAGATCGCCGACGAGCTCTTcctcgacgccgacgaggccccccacctccaccgccaccgccacctccacgGCCCCTCCTACCTCGCCTTCTCCGAGTCCTTCGAGGAGGtgatggaggtggaggaggaggaggaggggcagcgccatcgccatcgcccgcgccgcctccccctcggcGACCacgaaaccctagccgccgcgccagcgcccgcgcccgccctcGCCCTCGGGTCGCCCTTCTCGTTCGGCTCCGACATCGATCCCGACATCGACCTCGAgctccgcctctcctcccgcTCCCCGCCCTTCTGGGACTGCCTCGAGGACGAGCTCGCCGAGGGGTTCGAGTGGGAGGAGATCGCCGACGCCGCTGCCCCCGCGTCTGGAGCCGTTgctgggggaggaggaggagtaggaggtggtggtggtggtggcggtggtggaggaggagggtatGGGGAGCTTGTGGGGGACGGCGACGTGTTCGGCTTCCTCGACGAGAGGGAGATCCTCGGCGCGATGGAGGGACTCGACAGTGGGGACGAGTCGGGCTTCTCCGACGAGCCATTTGACTTTGGCGATGAGAGCGACGAGCTAGGGGATATCTTCAGGAGCGTGGGGTGGGAGGTGCTCCCGGTGCCGCTGGATGAGGACTTCGAGGTGCTGCCGGGACACATCGCCGATGTGGCGGTGGGCGGAGCGCCTCCCGCGGCGCGTGCGGCAGTGGAGCGGCTCCAGGTGGTGGCTATcagcggggaggaggccgcccGGGGGTGCGCCGTGTGCAAGGATGGGATCACGCAGGGGGAGCTTGCCACGCGGCTGCCGTGCGCGCACTTCTACCATGGGGCATGCATTGAGCCATGGCTGGCCATCCGGAACTCGTGTCCAGTGTGCCGTTATGAGCTGCCGACTGATGACCCCGAGTATGAGAAGCGGCGGGTGAAGCGGCGTTCTGCTGGTAGCTCCACGGCGCAATTGGGTACTCCTATGCAAATTTGA
- the LOC121054729 gene encoding bZIP transcription factor 44-like encodes MAYQSFGAVDMASFFFPPQPGSHSVHGGDQFLGGGGGSACSHGGSYDGVGASERGGRRDERKERRLASNRESARRSRMRRRRQLDELSSAVAELRAANHRLAVELNRAAGRHAQLARENARLAEEACALRERLRRGDGDGDGVAGEGSGVEATLAPKN; translated from the coding sequence ATGGCGTACCAATCGTTCGGCGCAGTGGACATGGCGAGCTTCTTCTTCCCGCCGCAGCCGGGCTCGCATTCTGTCCATGGTGGGGATCAGTtcttgggcggcggcggcggtagcgCGTGCAGCCACGGCGGCAGCTACGACGGCGTgggggcgagcgagcgggggGGCAGGCGCGacgagaggaaggagaggcgGCTGGCGTCGAACCGCGAGTCGGCGCGGCGGtcgcggatgcggcggcggcggcagctggaCGAGCTGTCGTCGGCCGTCGCGGAGCTCCGCGCCGCGAACCACCGGCTGGCCGTGGAGCTGAACCGCGCGGCGGGGAGGCACGCGCAGCTGGCGCGGGAGAACGCGCGCCTCGCCGAGGAGGCCTGCGCCCTGCGGGAGAggctccgccgcggcgacggcgacggcgacggcgtggcgggAGAAGGCAGCGGCGTCGAGGCGACTTTGGCGCCAAAGAATTAA
- the LOC102706851 gene encoding uncharacterized protein LOC102706851, with product MTDIPKRRVRQLVMQPLNCVIFLLGLAILSATFGPFITIAHRELMMVTNSDKGPENKLDRSVDETRTDKEIRINVFAGRKMALGVPVMEDHPKDARSKPSSGEIRNYSSNSRVPSTLKGSSGSRMKTGPYMANIPNPQHIRILPLKPYYRSLSLGSKKEQKDSTVYSNSYRTNDDLKKKMLESRDEVLRLLNKDYHANPHKRPPVHN from the exons ATGACAGACATACCTAAAAGAAGGGTCAGACAGTTAGTTATGCAGCCGTTAAACTGTGTAATCTTCTTGCTTGGGCTGGCCATCCTATCGGCCACATTTGGACCCTTCATCACCATTGCACATAGAG AACTGATGATGGTAACTAACAGTGACAAAGGCCCAGAAAATAAGCTG GATCGCAGTGTAGATGAAACCAGAACAGATAAGGAAATCAGAATAAATGTGTTTGCAGGACGGAAGATGGCTCTTGGAGTTCCAGTCATGGAGGACCACCCAAAGGATGCTAGAAGCAAACCAAGCTCAG GAGAGATTAGGAACTACTCATCTAATTCACGTGTGCCTTCAACCCTAAAG GGCAGTAGCGGATCTAGGATGAAGACAGGACCATACATGGCCAACATTCCAAATCCTCAACACATCAGAATCCTACCACTCAAGCCTTATTACAGATCTTTGAGTTTGGGCTccaaaaaggaacaaaaagaTTCAACTGTTTACAGCAACTCATATAGAACTAATGATGACTTGAAGAAGAAAATGCTGGAGTCCAGAGATGAAGTTCTCAGATTGCTTAACAAAGATTACCATGCTAATCCCCATAAGAGGCCACCAGTTCACAACTAA
- the LOC102705358 gene encoding alpha/beta hydrolase domain-containing protein 17C-like — MGAVASTVAARFAFFPPAPPSYGVEPPPSPAAAAADGAVVELSGVPRRAGVEARRLPTKRGTEVVAMHVRQPGARLTLLYSHGNAADLGQMFELFVELSSHLNVNLMGYDYSGYGQSSGKPSEQNTYADIEAAYRCLVETYGATEENIILYGQSVGSGPTLDLASRLPHLRAVVLHSPILSGLRVMYPVKHTYWFDIYKNIDKVPLVKCPVLVIHGTADEVVDCSHGRALWELSKVKYEPLWVKGGNHCNLELYPEYIKHLKKFITAIEKLPPAKDESAESSGPSDPCQTGSESSRNSTDVKDKSRSSIDHRHSIDRREKPRGSIDRRDKSRKSIDHPDKPRASVDQPDRPRKSIDRFGGMMRSMTSVKLCNIDCFKVTYASGS; from the exons atgGGGGCGGTGGCCTccacggtggcggcgcgctTCGCCTTCTTCCCGCCGGCCCCGCCGTCGTACGGCgtggagccgccgccgtcgccggccgcggcggcggcggacggggcGGTGGTGGAGCTGAGCGGGGTGCCGCGGCGGGCCGGCGTggaggcgcggcggctgcCGACGAAGCGGGGCACGGAGGTGGTGGCCATGCACGTGCGGCAGCCAGGGGCGCGCCTCACGCTGCTCTACTCCCACGGCAACGCCGCCGACCTCGGCCAGATGTTCGAGCTCTTCGTCGAGCTCAGCTCCCACCTCAACGTCAACCTCATGGG tTATGATTATTCTGGTTATGGGCAATCATCAGGGAAG CCAAGCGAGCAGAACACTTATGCTGATATAGAGGCTGCCTATAGGTGTCTAGTAGAAACTTATGGAGCCACAGAGGAAAACATCATTCTATATGGTCAATCAGTTGGCAGTGGCCCTACTTTGGATTTGGCATCTCGTTTACCTCATTTGAGAGCAGTTGTTCTACATAGTCCTATTTTATCTGGCTTAAGAGTTATGTATCCTGTAAAGCATACATACTGGTTTGACATATATAAG AATATCGATAAAGTTCCATTGGTCAAATGTCCTGTATTAGTAATCCAT GGTACAGCTGATGAGGTTGTTGACTGTTCTCATGGGAGGGCACTGTGGGAACTCTCTAAAGTAAAATATGAGCCTCTGTGGGTCAAAGGTGGAAACCACTGTAATCTGGAACTCTATCCAGAATACATCAAGCACCTAAAAAAGTTTATCACAGCCATCGAGAAATTACCACCTGCAAAGGATGAATCCGCAGAGAGTTCAGGTCCTTCAGATCCTTGTCAAACAGGATCAGAGAGCTCAAGAAATAGCACGGATGTAAAGGATAAATCGAGGTCAAGCATTGATCACAGGCATAGCATTGATAGACGGGAGAAGCCAAGGGGAAGCATAGATAGGAGAGATAAAAGCAGAAAGAGTATAGATCATCCTGACAAGCCGAGGGCTAGTGTGGATCAACCTGACAGGCCACGGAAAAGCATCGATCG CTTTGGAGGGATGATGAGATCCATGACGTCTGTCAAATTGTGCAATATTGACTGCTTCAAAGTAACTTATGCTTCCGGGAGCTGA